The proteins below are encoded in one region of Mauremys reevesii isolate NIE-2019 linkage group 15, ASM1616193v1, whole genome shotgun sequence:
- the LOC120384048 gene encoding CMRF35-like molecule 1 yields the protein MVKRDRVSIKDIHTFCTFIVTMKNLTEGDSGTYWCGIDRLGWDLMFSVKVNVLPAVPASPPPAPMRETTVHAASTEPPFRWTAPQVAESSSTVHSSDPPAGTTDPVLHILTPCLLLVLLLSLFMVVLFRRMSQRRNKGTWKHPVVLRYQ from the exons ATGGTGAAGCGCGACAGAGTCTCCATCAAAGACATTCACACTTTCTGCACGTTCATAGTGACCATGAAAAACCTCACAGAGGGAGACTCTGGGACTTACTGGTGTGGGATAGACAGACTGGGATGGGATCTCATGTTCTCTGTGAAAGTGAACGTTCTTCCAG CTGTTCCTGCCTCACCACCGCCAGCACCAATGAGAGAGACAACAGTTCATGCTGCCTCCACAGAGCCTCCTTTCAGATGGACTGCCCCTCAAGTGGCTGAATCCAGCTCCACCGTTCACAGCAGCGACCCTCCTGCAGG TACAACAGACCCAGTCCTCCATATCCTGACACCATGCCTCCTGCTGGTTCTACTGCTGAGTCTGTTCATGGTTGTACTGTTTAGAAGGATGTCGCAGAGGAGAAACAAAG GTACCTGGAAACACCCCGTCGTCCTTCGTTACCAGTGA